Proteins encoded together in one Saccopteryx leptura isolate mSacLep1 chromosome 7, mSacLep1_pri_phased_curated, whole genome shotgun sequence window:
- the LOC136378501 gene encoding tubulin alpha-1D chain isoform X1, protein MHAFFHLILRKLLGRGSYYCPHAIRKDVDRERECISVHVGQAGVQIGNACWELYCLEHGIQPDGQMPSDKTIGGGDDSFNTFFSETGAGKHVPRAVFVDLEPTVIDEVRTGTYRQLFHPEQLITGKEDAANNYARGHYTIGKELIDLVLDRIRKLADQCTGLQGFLIFHSFGGGTGSGFTSLLMERLSVDYGKKSKLEFSIYPAPQVSTAVVEPYNSILTTHTTLEHSDCAFMVDNEAIYDICRRNLDIERPTYTNLNRLIGQIVSSITASLRFDGALNVDLTEFQTNLVPYPRIHFPLATYAPVISAEKAYHEQLSVAEITNACFEPANQMVKCDPRHGKYMACCLLYRGDVVPKDVNAAIAAIKTKRSIQFVDWCPTGFKVGINYQPPTVVPGGDLAKVQRAVCMLSNTTAIAEAWARLDHKFDLMYAKRAFVHWYVGEGMEEGEFSEAREDMAALEKDYEEVGMDSVEGEEEEEEGDEY, encoded by the exons ATGCATGCattctttcatttaatcctcagaaaaCTTTTAGGAAGGGGTTCTTATTATTGCCCCCATGCCATAAGGAAGGATGTTGACAGAGAG CGTGAGTGCATCTCAGTCCACGTGGGGCAGGCCGGTGTGCAGATTGGCAATGCCTGCTGGGAGCTCTACTGCTTGGAACATGGGATCCAACCAGATGGGCAGATGCCCAGTGACAAGACCATCGGGGGAGGGGACGACTCCTTCAATACGTTCTTTAGTGAAACCGGGGCTGGAAAACACGTGCCCAGGGCGGTGTTTGTGGATCTGGAGCCCACGGTGATCG ACGAAGTTCGGACGGGCACGTACCGTCAACTTTTCCATCCAGAGCAGCTCATCACTGGCAAGGAAGATGCTGCCAATAATTACGCCCGAGGCCACTACACCATTGGAAAGGAGCTCATAGACCTGGTGCTGGACCGGATTCGGAAGCTG GCTGACCAGTGCACAGGACTCCAAGGGTTCCTCATCTTCCACAGCTTTGGTGGGGGCACCGGCTCCGGCTTCACCTCACTCCTGATGGAGAGGCTCTCTGTTGACTATGGCAAGAAATCCAAGCTGGAGTTCTCCATCTACCCAGCCCCCCAGGTGTCCACAGCTGTGGTGGAGCCCTACAACTCCATCCTGACCACCCACACCACCCTGGAGCACTCAGACTGTGCCTTCATGGTGGACAACGAAGCCATCTATGACATCTGCCGCCGCAACCTGGACATCGAGCGCCCCACCTACACCAACCTTAACCGCCTCATCGGCCAGATCGTCTCCTCCATCACAGCTTCCCTGCGCTTTGACGGGGCCCTCAACGTGGACCTGACCGAGTTCCAGACCAACCTGGTGCCCTACCCACGTATCCACTTCCCCCTGGCCACCTATGCGCCAGTCATCTCTGCAGAGAAGGCATACCACGAGCAGCTGTCGGTGGCAGAGATCACCAACGCCTGCTTCGAGCCTGCCAACCAGATGGTGAAGTGTGATCCTCGTCATGGCAAGTACATGGCCTGCTGCCTGCTGTACCGTGGAGACGTGGTGCCCAAGGATGTCAACGCCGCCATCGCTGCCATCAAGACCAAGCGCAGTATTCAATTCGTGGACTGGTGCCCCACGGGCTTCAAGGTTGGCATCAACTACCAGCCACCCACCGTGGTGCCCGGAGGCGACCTGGCCAAGGTGCAGCGTGCCGTGTGCATGCTGAGCAACACGACCGCCATCGCCGAGGCCTGGGCCCGTCTGGACCACAAGTTCGACCTGATGTATGCCAAGAGGGCGTTTGTGCACTGGTATGTGGGTGAGGGCATGGAGGAGGGCGAGTTCTCCGAGGCCCGGGAGGATATGGCTGCCCTGGAGAAGGATTACGAGGAGGTGGGCATGGACAGtgtagagggggaggaggaagaagaggagggagacgAATACTAG
- the LOC136378501 gene encoding tubulin alpha-1D chain isoform X2, with translation MNVFCPLSAQRECISVHVGQAGVQIGNACWELYCLEHGIQPDGQMPSDKTIGGGDDSFNTFFSETGAGKHVPRAVFVDLEPTVIDEVRTGTYRQLFHPEQLITGKEDAANNYARGHYTIGKELIDLVLDRIRKLADQCTGLQGFLIFHSFGGGTGSGFTSLLMERLSVDYGKKSKLEFSIYPAPQVSTAVVEPYNSILTTHTTLEHSDCAFMVDNEAIYDICRRNLDIERPTYTNLNRLIGQIVSSITASLRFDGALNVDLTEFQTNLVPYPRIHFPLATYAPVISAEKAYHEQLSVAEITNACFEPANQMVKCDPRHGKYMACCLLYRGDVVPKDVNAAIAAIKTKRSIQFVDWCPTGFKVGINYQPPTVVPGGDLAKVQRAVCMLSNTTAIAEAWARLDHKFDLMYAKRAFVHWYVGEGMEEGEFSEAREDMAALEKDYEEVGMDSVEGEEEEEEGDEY, from the exons AATGTTTTCTGCCCTTTGTCTGCTCAGCGTGAGTGCATCTCAGTCCACGTGGGGCAGGCCGGTGTGCAGATTGGCAATGCCTGCTGGGAGCTCTACTGCTTGGAACATGGGATCCAACCAGATGGGCAGATGCCCAGTGACAAGACCATCGGGGGAGGGGACGACTCCTTCAATACGTTCTTTAGTGAAACCGGGGCTGGAAAACACGTGCCCAGGGCGGTGTTTGTGGATCTGGAGCCCACGGTGATCG ACGAAGTTCGGACGGGCACGTACCGTCAACTTTTCCATCCAGAGCAGCTCATCACTGGCAAGGAAGATGCTGCCAATAATTACGCCCGAGGCCACTACACCATTGGAAAGGAGCTCATAGACCTGGTGCTGGACCGGATTCGGAAGCTG GCTGACCAGTGCACAGGACTCCAAGGGTTCCTCATCTTCCACAGCTTTGGTGGGGGCACCGGCTCCGGCTTCACCTCACTCCTGATGGAGAGGCTCTCTGTTGACTATGGCAAGAAATCCAAGCTGGAGTTCTCCATCTACCCAGCCCCCCAGGTGTCCACAGCTGTGGTGGAGCCCTACAACTCCATCCTGACCACCCACACCACCCTGGAGCACTCAGACTGTGCCTTCATGGTGGACAACGAAGCCATCTATGACATCTGCCGCCGCAACCTGGACATCGAGCGCCCCACCTACACCAACCTTAACCGCCTCATCGGCCAGATCGTCTCCTCCATCACAGCTTCCCTGCGCTTTGACGGGGCCCTCAACGTGGACCTGACCGAGTTCCAGACCAACCTGGTGCCCTACCCACGTATCCACTTCCCCCTGGCCACCTATGCGCCAGTCATCTCTGCAGAGAAGGCATACCACGAGCAGCTGTCGGTGGCAGAGATCACCAACGCCTGCTTCGAGCCTGCCAACCAGATGGTGAAGTGTGATCCTCGTCATGGCAAGTACATGGCCTGCTGCCTGCTGTACCGTGGAGACGTGGTGCCCAAGGATGTCAACGCCGCCATCGCTGCCATCAAGACCAAGCGCAGTATTCAATTCGTGGACTGGTGCCCCACGGGCTTCAAGGTTGGCATCAACTACCAGCCACCCACCGTGGTGCCCGGAGGCGACCTGGCCAAGGTGCAGCGTGCCGTGTGCATGCTGAGCAACACGACCGCCATCGCCGAGGCCTGGGCCCGTCTGGACCACAAGTTCGACCTGATGTATGCCAAGAGGGCGTTTGTGCACTGGTATGTGGGTGAGGGCATGGAGGAGGGCGAGTTCTCCGAGGCCCGGGAGGATATGGCTGCCCTGGAGAAGGATTACGAGGAGGTGGGCATGGACAGtgtagagggggaggaggaagaagaggagggagacgAATACTAG
- the LOC136378501 gene encoding tubulin alpha-1D chain isoform X3 has product MRECISVHVGQAGVQIGNACWELYCLEHGIQPDGQMPSDKTIGGGDDSFNTFFSETGAGKHVPRAVFVDLEPTVIDEVRTGTYRQLFHPEQLITGKEDAANNYARGHYTIGKELIDLVLDRIRKLADQCTGLQGFLIFHSFGGGTGSGFTSLLMERLSVDYGKKSKLEFSIYPAPQVSTAVVEPYNSILTTHTTLEHSDCAFMVDNEAIYDICRRNLDIERPTYTNLNRLIGQIVSSITASLRFDGALNVDLTEFQTNLVPYPRIHFPLATYAPVISAEKAYHEQLSVAEITNACFEPANQMVKCDPRHGKYMACCLLYRGDVVPKDVNAAIAAIKTKRSIQFVDWCPTGFKVGINYQPPTVVPGGDLAKVQRAVCMLSNTTAIAEAWARLDHKFDLMYAKRAFVHWYVGEGMEEGEFSEAREDMAALEKDYEEVGMDSVEGEEEEEEGDEY; this is encoded by the exons CGTGAGTGCATCTCAGTCCACGTGGGGCAGGCCGGTGTGCAGATTGGCAATGCCTGCTGGGAGCTCTACTGCTTGGAACATGGGATCCAACCAGATGGGCAGATGCCCAGTGACAAGACCATCGGGGGAGGGGACGACTCCTTCAATACGTTCTTTAGTGAAACCGGGGCTGGAAAACACGTGCCCAGGGCGGTGTTTGTGGATCTGGAGCCCACGGTGATCG ACGAAGTTCGGACGGGCACGTACCGTCAACTTTTCCATCCAGAGCAGCTCATCACTGGCAAGGAAGATGCTGCCAATAATTACGCCCGAGGCCACTACACCATTGGAAAGGAGCTCATAGACCTGGTGCTGGACCGGATTCGGAAGCTG GCTGACCAGTGCACAGGACTCCAAGGGTTCCTCATCTTCCACAGCTTTGGTGGGGGCACCGGCTCCGGCTTCACCTCACTCCTGATGGAGAGGCTCTCTGTTGACTATGGCAAGAAATCCAAGCTGGAGTTCTCCATCTACCCAGCCCCCCAGGTGTCCACAGCTGTGGTGGAGCCCTACAACTCCATCCTGACCACCCACACCACCCTGGAGCACTCAGACTGTGCCTTCATGGTGGACAACGAAGCCATCTATGACATCTGCCGCCGCAACCTGGACATCGAGCGCCCCACCTACACCAACCTTAACCGCCTCATCGGCCAGATCGTCTCCTCCATCACAGCTTCCCTGCGCTTTGACGGGGCCCTCAACGTGGACCTGACCGAGTTCCAGACCAACCTGGTGCCCTACCCACGTATCCACTTCCCCCTGGCCACCTATGCGCCAGTCATCTCTGCAGAGAAGGCATACCACGAGCAGCTGTCGGTGGCAGAGATCACCAACGCCTGCTTCGAGCCTGCCAACCAGATGGTGAAGTGTGATCCTCGTCATGGCAAGTACATGGCCTGCTGCCTGCTGTACCGTGGAGACGTGGTGCCCAAGGATGTCAACGCCGCCATCGCTGCCATCAAGACCAAGCGCAGTATTCAATTCGTGGACTGGTGCCCCACGGGCTTCAAGGTTGGCATCAACTACCAGCCACCCACCGTGGTGCCCGGAGGCGACCTGGCCAAGGTGCAGCGTGCCGTGTGCATGCTGAGCAACACGACCGCCATCGCCGAGGCCTGGGCCCGTCTGGACCACAAGTTCGACCTGATGTATGCCAAGAGGGCGTTTGTGCACTGGTATGTGGGTGAGGGCATGGAGGAGGGCGAGTTCTCCGAGGCCCGGGAGGATATGGCTGCCCTGGAGAAGGATTACGAGGAGGTGGGCATGGACAGtgtagagggggaggaggaagaagaggagggagacgAATACTAG
- the LOC136378501 gene encoding tubulin alpha-1D chain isoform X4, whose protein sequence is MPSDKTIGGGDDSFNTFFSETGAGKHVPRAVFVDLEPTVIDEVRTGTYRQLFHPEQLITGKEDAANNYARGHYTIGKELIDLVLDRIRKLADQCTGLQGFLIFHSFGGGTGSGFTSLLMERLSVDYGKKSKLEFSIYPAPQVSTAVVEPYNSILTTHTTLEHSDCAFMVDNEAIYDICRRNLDIERPTYTNLNRLIGQIVSSITASLRFDGALNVDLTEFQTNLVPYPRIHFPLATYAPVISAEKAYHEQLSVAEITNACFEPANQMVKCDPRHGKYMACCLLYRGDVVPKDVNAAIAAIKTKRSIQFVDWCPTGFKVGINYQPPTVVPGGDLAKVQRAVCMLSNTTAIAEAWARLDHKFDLMYAKRAFVHWYVGEGMEEGEFSEAREDMAALEKDYEEVGMDSVEGEEEEEEGDEY, encoded by the exons ATGCCCAGTGACAAGACCATCGGGGGAGGGGACGACTCCTTCAATACGTTCTTTAGTGAAACCGGGGCTGGAAAACACGTGCCCAGGGCGGTGTTTGTGGATCTGGAGCCCACGGTGATCG ACGAAGTTCGGACGGGCACGTACCGTCAACTTTTCCATCCAGAGCAGCTCATCACTGGCAAGGAAGATGCTGCCAATAATTACGCCCGAGGCCACTACACCATTGGAAAGGAGCTCATAGACCTGGTGCTGGACCGGATTCGGAAGCTG GCTGACCAGTGCACAGGACTCCAAGGGTTCCTCATCTTCCACAGCTTTGGTGGGGGCACCGGCTCCGGCTTCACCTCACTCCTGATGGAGAGGCTCTCTGTTGACTATGGCAAGAAATCCAAGCTGGAGTTCTCCATCTACCCAGCCCCCCAGGTGTCCACAGCTGTGGTGGAGCCCTACAACTCCATCCTGACCACCCACACCACCCTGGAGCACTCAGACTGTGCCTTCATGGTGGACAACGAAGCCATCTATGACATCTGCCGCCGCAACCTGGACATCGAGCGCCCCACCTACACCAACCTTAACCGCCTCATCGGCCAGATCGTCTCCTCCATCACAGCTTCCCTGCGCTTTGACGGGGCCCTCAACGTGGACCTGACCGAGTTCCAGACCAACCTGGTGCCCTACCCACGTATCCACTTCCCCCTGGCCACCTATGCGCCAGTCATCTCTGCAGAGAAGGCATACCACGAGCAGCTGTCGGTGGCAGAGATCACCAACGCCTGCTTCGAGCCTGCCAACCAGATGGTGAAGTGTGATCCTCGTCATGGCAAGTACATGGCCTGCTGCCTGCTGTACCGTGGAGACGTGGTGCCCAAGGATGTCAACGCCGCCATCGCTGCCATCAAGACCAAGCGCAGTATTCAATTCGTGGACTGGTGCCCCACGGGCTTCAAGGTTGGCATCAACTACCAGCCACCCACCGTGGTGCCCGGAGGCGACCTGGCCAAGGTGCAGCGTGCCGTGTGCATGCTGAGCAACACGACCGCCATCGCCGAGGCCTGGGCCCGTCTGGACCACAAGTTCGACCTGATGTATGCCAAGAGGGCGTTTGTGCACTGGTATGTGGGTGAGGGCATGGAGGAGGGCGAGTTCTCCGAGGCCCGGGAGGATATGGCTGCCCTGGAGAAGGATTACGAGGAGGTGGGCATGGACAGtgtagagggggaggaggaagaagaggagggagacgAATACTAG
- the DNAJB2 gene encoding dnaJ homolog subfamily B member 2 isoform X2 encodes MASYYEILDVPRSASADDIKKAYRRKALQWHPDKNPDNKEFAERKFKEVAEAYEVLSDKHKREVYDRYGREGLTGAGTGPTRPEAGTGGPGFTFTFRSPEEVFREFFGSGDPFAELFDDLGPFSELQNRGSRHSGPFFTFSSSFPGHSDFSSSSFSFSPGAGAFRSVSTSTTFVQGRRITTRRIMENGQERVEVEEDGQLKSVTINGIPDDLALGLELSRREQQQSVTSRPGGPQVRQTPASRPSDSDLSEDDEDLQLAMAYSLSEMEAAGKKPADVF; translated from the exons ATGGCATCCTACTACGAGATTCTAGACGTACCGCGGAGTGCGTCCGCTGATGATATCAAGAAGGC GTATCGGCGGAAGGCTCTGCAGTGGCACCCAGACAAGAACCCGGATAATAAAGAATTTGCTGAGAGGAAGTTCAAGGAGGTGGCCGAGGCATACGAAGTGCTGTCGGACA AGCATAAGCGAGAGGTCTATGACCGCTATGGCCGGGAAGGGCTGACTGGAGCAG GAACGGGCCCAACGCGGCCAGAAGCTGGCACTGGTGGGCCTGGCTTCACCTTCACCTTCCGCAGCCCGGAGGAGGTCTTCCGGGAGTTCTTCGGGAGTGGGGACCCTTTTGCAGAGCTCTTTG ATGACTTGGGCCCCTTCTCAGAGCTTCAGAACCGGGGTTCCCGACACTCGGGCCCCTTCTTcaccttctcatcctcttttcctGGGCACTCTG ATTTCTcctcctcatctttctccttcagTCCTGGGGCTGGTGCTTTTCGCTCTGTTTCTACATCCACCACCTTTGTCCAAGGACGCCGCATCACAACACGCAG AATCATGGAGAACGGGCAGGAACGGGTGGAAGTGGAGGAGGACGGGCAGCTGAAGTCCGTCACGATCAATG GTATCCCAGACGACCTggccctgggcctggagctgagccGTCGAGAGCAGCAGCAGTCTGTCACCTCCAGACCAGGGGGCCCGCAGGTGCGGCAGACCCCCGCCTCACGTCCATCCGACAGCGACCTCTCTGAGGACGACGAGGACCTGCAGCTCGCCATGGCCTACAGCCTCTCGGAGATGGAGGCAGCTGGGAAGAAACCGGCAG ATGTATTCTGA
- the DNAJB2 gene encoding dnaJ homolog subfamily B member 2 isoform X1: protein MASYYEILDVPRSASADDIKKAYRRKALQWHPDKNPDNKEFAERKFKEVAEAYEVLSDKHKREVYDRYGREGLTGAGTGPTRPEAGTGGPGFTFTFRSPEEVFREFFGSGDPFAELFDDLGPFSELQNRGSRHSGPFFTFSSSFPGHSDFSSSSFSFSPGAGAFRSVSTSTTFVQGRRITTRRIMENGQERVEVEEDGQLKSVTINGIPDDLALGLELSRREQQQSVTSRPGGPQVRQTPASRPSDSDLSEDDEDLQLAMAYSLSEMEAAGKKPAGGREAQRRRRGQHKAQNQDPSMGGTRDSTRGDAAKSSPPPEEKASRCLIL from the exons ATGGCATCCTACTACGAGATTCTAGACGTACCGCGGAGTGCGTCCGCTGATGATATCAAGAAGGC GTATCGGCGGAAGGCTCTGCAGTGGCACCCAGACAAGAACCCGGATAATAAAGAATTTGCTGAGAGGAAGTTCAAGGAGGTGGCCGAGGCATACGAAGTGCTGTCGGACA AGCATAAGCGAGAGGTCTATGACCGCTATGGCCGGGAAGGGCTGACTGGAGCAG GAACGGGCCCAACGCGGCCAGAAGCTGGCACTGGTGGGCCTGGCTTCACCTTCACCTTCCGCAGCCCGGAGGAGGTCTTCCGGGAGTTCTTCGGGAGTGGGGACCCTTTTGCAGAGCTCTTTG ATGACTTGGGCCCCTTCTCAGAGCTTCAGAACCGGGGTTCCCGACACTCGGGCCCCTTCTTcaccttctcatcctcttttcctGGGCACTCTG ATTTCTcctcctcatctttctccttcagTCCTGGGGCTGGTGCTTTTCGCTCTGTTTCTACATCCACCACCTTTGTCCAAGGACGCCGCATCACAACACGCAG AATCATGGAGAACGGGCAGGAACGGGTGGAAGTGGAGGAGGACGGGCAGCTGAAGTCCGTCACGATCAATG GTATCCCAGACGACCTggccctgggcctggagctgagccGTCGAGAGCAGCAGCAGTCTGTCACCTCCAGACCAGGGGGCCCGCAGGTGCGGCAGACCCCCGCCTCACGTCCATCCGACAGCGACCTCTCTGAGGACGACGAGGACCTGCAGCTCGCCATGGCCTACAGCCTCTCGGAGATGGAGGCAGCTGGGAAGAAACCGGCAGGTGGGCGGGAGGCGCAGCGAAGACGGCGGGGGCAGCACAAGGCCCAGAACCAAGATCCCAGCATGGGGGGGACTCGTGACAGTACCAGGGGCGATGCGGCCAAGTCCAGCCCACCCCCGGAGGAGAAGGCCTCTCGGTGCCTCATCCTCTGA